The DNA segment GCCAGTTTTGACCCCCTGTCTCATATCCTGAATTCTTTTGTCACCTCTTCGTAAAGAAATCGTCGGTTATTTATTATTTTGTTGTAATCAAACCGTCACAATTTTTCTTCATATAATGAAACTTTCTAAGAAGCGATTGTATCGGATTGATTACATTAACTGGATGTCTAAACGGATTTTAAAACGGAAGTTCGAAAAATGAAGATCAAGCGTAAATTTGTTCAATTAACCATCATGGCGCTCCCTGTCGTTATGCTATCTGGCTGCAATGGCGGATCGAGCGGCAATGGTTCGGATGAAGCCAACAACAACGAAGGATTTTAAAATGGAGGTTCAAGGTATGAAGATCAAGCGTAAATTTATTCAATTCACAATCATGGCACTCACTGTCATTATGCTATTTGGCTGTAATGGCGGATCGAGCAGCAGTGGTTCGGATGACGACAACAACGGGGGAACGGAGCCGGTGGATTCGGTCCTGTCAGGCGATATCACCAGTGACATGACCCTGACGGCGGACACGTTGTGGGAGCTTTCCGGCCTGGTCGTTGTTAAAGACGGGGCAACCCTGACCATCGAGCCGGGCACCACCATTATCGGCCAGAGCGGTACCGGCACAAACACCAGCTACATGATCATCGACAAGGGGGCCCGGATCATTGCGGACGGCACGGCCGCCAACCCCATTGTCTTTACATCAAAAATCGCCCATGACGGCGGCGCAGAGGCGCCCGGCCAGTGGGGCGGTTTGACGATTATCGGTAATGCGGCTGATGTCGGTGTTTCAGCCGGCGAGGCACAGGTTCAACCCTATGAAGTCAACACCGAGTTTGTGCCCGGCAGCACGGATGCCGCGGATAATTCCGGTGTGCTGCGCTATGTCGAGATCCTGAACTCCGGTATCACCATGGAGCAGGACAAGGAGATCAACGGGCTCTCCTTGGTGGGTGTGGGCAGCGGCACCACAGTCGACCATGTCACCGTAAAACGCAGTGATGACGACGGCATCGAAATCTGGGGCGGTACGGTCAATCTGAGCAACTGCACGGTAGAGTACACGACGGATGACCAGTTTGACATTGACGACGGCTACTCCGGAACGGTCACCAACCTGACCATCAATCAGGTGACAGACGGCAATGCCGGCATTGAAATGTCGGGTACCACGGCCGCCACCTTCAAAGGGTTAAAGCTCACCCAGAACTTTTCAGACAAGGAAGGGGCCATCTTCTTTAAGAAGGACGGGATCGGCGGTCATTTTGAGAATTGTCAGATTATCGACAACGTGGATGACGGCCAAACCATCGTATCCCAGGGAGCCGCGGATGAGTTCAACATCTCCTTTGAAAATGTGACCATCACCAGTCCGGATGCCGCCACCAACTTTGCCGATCTGGAGGGCGGCACCGGCAGCGCCGACATAATTGAAGCCCGTTTTGATGCCGGAGTCGGCAATGAGGAGATCAGCAATAAAACCGAACCGTCTGACCTTGAGATCCTGGCGGGCGACATCATTGATGACATGACCCTGACGGCGGACACGGTGTGGCAGCTCTCCGGTCTGGTCGTGGTGACAAACGGCGCAACCCTGACCATCGAGCCGGGCACCACCATTATCGGCGAGAGCGGCACCGGGGTTAACACCAGCTACATGATCATCGACAAGGATGGGCAGATCATGGCCGACGGCACGGCCGCCAACCCCATTGTCTTTACATCAAAAATCGCCCATGACGGCGGCGCAGAGGCGCCCGGCCAGTGGGGCGGTTTGACGATTATCGGTAATGCGGCTGATGTCGGTGTTTCAGCCGGCGAGGCACAGGTTCAACCCTATGAAGTCAACACCGAGTTTGTGCCCGGCAGCACGGATGCCGCGGATAATTCCGGTGTGCTGCGCTATGTCGAGATCCTGAACTCCGGTATCACCATGGAGCAGGACAAGGAGATCAACGGGCTCTCCTTGGTGGGTGTGGGCAGCGGCACCACAGTCGACCATGTCACCGTAAAACGCAGTGATGACGACGGCATCGAAATCTGGGGCGGTACGGTCAATCTGAGCAACTGCACGGTAGAGTACACGACGGATGACCAGTTTGACATTGACGACGGCTACTCCGGAACGGTCACCAACCTGACCATCAATCAGGTGACAGACGGCAATGCCGGCATTGAAATGTCGGGTACCACGGCCGCCACCTTCAAAGGGTTAAAGCTCACCCAGAACTTTTCAGACAAGGAAGGGGCCATCTTCTTTAAGAAGGACGGGATCGGCGGTCATTTTGAGAATTGTCAGATTATCGACAACGTGGATGACGGCCAAACCATCGTATCCCAGGGAGCCGCGGATGAGTTCAACATCTCCTTTGAAAATGTGACCATCACCAGTCCGGATGCCGCCACCAACTTTGCCGATCTGGAGGGCGGCACCGGCAGCGCCGACATAATTGAAGCCCGTTTTGATGCCGGAGTCGGCAATGAGGAGATCAGCAATAAAACCGAACCGCTTGATATCGAGATCCTGGCGGGCGACATCATTGATGACACGACCCTGACGGCGGACACGGTGTGGCAGCTCTCCGGTCTGGTCGTGGTGACAAACGGCGCAACCCTGACCATCGAGCCGGGCACCACCATTATCGGCGAGAGCGGCACCGGGGTTAACACCAGCTACATGATCATCGACAAGGATGGGCAGATCATGGCCGACGGCACGGCCGCCAACCCCATCGTTTTTACGTCAAAGACGGCCTATGACGGCGGCGCGGAAGCTCCGGGCCAGTGGGGCGGGCTGACGATAATCGGTAACGCCGCTGATGTGGGGGTGGCGCCCGGTGATGAGCAGGTTGAGCCCTATGAGGTCAACACGCTCTTTGTGCCCGGAAACACCGATGCCGCGGACAACTCCGGTATCCTGCGCCATGTTCATATCGTAAACTCCGGCATCACCATGGAACAGGACAAGGAGATCAACGGCCTTTCCTGTGTGGGTGTTGGCAGCGGCACGGTTATTGATCATGTCAGCGTAATACGCAGCGACGATGACGGCATCGAGCTCTGGGGCGGCACCGTGGATGTGAGCAACGCCTACATCGAGTACACCACGGACGACTATTTTGACATTGACGACGGCTACTCCGGAACGGTTACCAACCTGACAATTAACCAGCACACGGACGGCAATGCCGGCATTGAAATGTCCGGCTCCACGGCCGCTACCTTTGAAGGTTTAGAGCTCACCCAGAACTTTTCAGACAAGGAAGGGGCCATCTTCTTTAAGAAGGACGGGATCGGCGGCCATTTTATCGATTGTGAGATTATCGATAATGTGGATGACGGTGTGACCATCTATTCCCAGGGAGATGCGGATGAGGCCAACATCTCTTTTGAAAATGTGACCATCACCAGCCCGGATATCGCCGCCAACTTCGCGGATGCAGACAGCGGCGGCAGTGCGGCGGATATTGAAGCGGCTTTTGATGACGGCGTGGGAAATAGCGAAAATCTCAATTAATTTGGCTTTTTATGAAATACCCGCGGGCAATGACCCGCGGGTAAGATTTTCCCGATACGCGTGGGGCGAAAGATGTGTGCAAAGTATCAGTTGCCAGCGGCTGTTTGCACTGACAACTGATACTTTTTTGACTAAAATCAACGATAATTAAGTGATGACAGCTATTTGAGGTATCGATTGTGAGAATGCATATCAAAATTTTTACCGCTTTTGTGTGCTTAACGGCCTTGCTCTCCCCCGCTTTGGGGCTGGCCGATGATGCGGAAATGGTTAAATCCATCATGGCATTGCGGGCTGATGTGGAAGCGCTTTATACAAAGATAGACGGGAATAAGCAAGATTATAAGGCGCAGATGAGATCGCTTTCCCTGCAGATTTCAGACACTGAAGCACAGATTAACCGGCTTGAAACATCAATTAAACTAAAAGCGCAGGAACTTCAGAAGATTCAGGACAAAATCGCGAACAAGTCAACAGATAATGTTGAGTTGAAGCCGGTGTTAAATGACGCGTTTGCCATGCTGGAAAAAAACATCAGGGAAGGACTTCCCTTTAAGGTGCCGGAAAGGCTGGCTGCGCTAAAAAAGATCAAAACAGACCTTAAGACGGGAACCATAACGGATGAGAGGGCACTGGCGCTGCTCTGG comes from the Desulfobacterales bacterium genome and includes:
- a CDS encoding DUF3450 family protein codes for the protein MHIKIFTAFVCLTALLSPALGLADDAEMVKSIMALRADVEALYTKIDGNKQDYKAQMRSLSLQISDTEAQINRLETSIKLKAQELQKIQDKIANKSTDNVELKPVLNDAFAMLEKNIREGLPFKVPERLAALKKIKTDLKTGTITDERALALLWSNYADNIRLTSEIGLFKQKIEIDGENVLAQVAKVGTVMLFFSTPDNRVGYVTEDGAGYTYKTVNNEKKKESIAALFDALNKQIRTGYFTIPNALVLTGGAR